From Ignisphaera aggregans DSM 17230, the proteins below share one genomic window:
- a CDS encoding transcriptional regulator, AsnC family (InterPro IPR019887~KEGG: sai:Saci_0731 hypothetical protein~PFAM: Transcription regulator, AsnC-type-like~SPTR: Q4JAS0 Conserved Archaeal protein~PFAM: AsnC family) has product MPKAIVLINTDVGMEEDVARQLSQLPEVKEVHVVYGIYDVVTVVEAETFDNLRNAVIAKIRRMPHIKSTTTLIVVER; this is encoded by the coding sequence TTGCCTAAGGCGATAGTATTAATAAATACAGATGTTGGAATGGAAGAAGATGTAGCTAGACAGCTTTCACAGCTTCCAGAAGTTAAAGAGGTTCATGTTGTTTATGGCATATACGATGTAGTTACAGTTGTTGAAGCTGAGACATTTGATAATCTAAGGAATGCTGTTATAGCTAAAATTAGGAGGATGCCACATATAAAGAGTACAACAACGTTGATAGTAGTTGAGAGATAA
- a CDS encoding glycerophosphoryl diester phosphodiesterase (COGs: COG0584 Glycerophosphoryl diester phosphodiesterase~InterPro IPR004129~KEGG: sto:ST0669 glycerophosphoryl diester phosphodiesterase~PFAM: glycerophosphoryl diester phosphodiesterase~SPTR: Q974I9 226aa long hypothetical glycerophosphoryl diester phosphodiesterase~PFAM: Glycerophosphoryl diester phosphodiesterase family) produces the protein MVLLEEKFIVIAHRGASALEPENTIAAFRKAVDMGADAFELDVRRTSDGKLIVLHDDNLKRVANIDKKVSELAYDDIRNIKVFGKEPIPTLEEVLEIFANRIPIFIELKDEGIEEEVVRLIEAYKAIDNVLIISFNYESLKRVKQINSSIDIGLLTYRYPIPIDEAVKMKAYAILPRYNIVTPNIVREIHAKKLKIFTWTVNDVALALKMISYGVNGIATDNPGIRSSIQKQTTLTKYGHS, from the coding sequence ATGGTTTTACTAGAGGAGAAATTCATAGTAATAGCTCATAGAGGTGCCTCAGCATTAGAACCTGAGAATACTATTGCTGCATTTAGAAAAGCTGTAGATATGGGTGCAGATGCCTTTGAATTAGATGTTAGGAGGACTAGTGATGGAAAACTAATAGTGTTACATGATGATAATCTAAAACGTGTTGCTAATATAGATAAGAAGGTTTCAGAACTTGCATATGATGATATAAGGAATATAAAGGTATTTGGAAAAGAGCCAATACCTACGTTAGAGGAGGTTTTAGAGATATTTGCAAATAGAATACCTATATTTATAGAGTTAAAGGATGAGGGTATAGAGGAAGAGGTTGTTAGACTTATCGAGGCTTATAAAGCTATTGATAATGTCCTTATAATATCGTTTAACTATGAATCATTGAAAAGAGTTAAACAAATTAATAGCTCAATTGATATAGGTTTACTAACATATAGATATCCTATACCAATAGATGAAGCAGTTAAGATGAAAGCATATGCCATTCTACCGAGATACAATATAGTAACACCAAATATAGTTAGAGAAATCCATGCGAAAAAGCTAAAGATATTCACATGGACTGTAAATGACGTTGCTCTAGCACTAAAGATGATTAGCTATGGTGTAAATGGTATTGCTACAGATAATCCAGGTATAAGAAGCTCAATACAGAAGCAAACAACATTAACAAAATATGGACATAGCTAA